A stretch of the Planktothricoides raciborskii GIHE-MW2 genome encodes the following:
- a CDS encoding DUF29 domain-containing protein: MSLYETDFYAWTQRQAEALKQHQWELLDLPNLLEEIAALGRRERQELRNRLGILLGHLLLWQYQPELRGNSWLATVRAQRREILTLLQENPSLKPYLQEALALAYQSGLDLAVRETGFSYTKFPESCPYTWEQTLDAEFFPN, from the coding sequence ATGAGTCTTTATGAGACAGACTTTTATGCTTGGACACAACGCCAAGCGGAAGCCCTAAAACAGCATCAATGGGAACTGTTGGATCTGCCAAATTTGCTGGAGGAAATTGCCGCCTTGGGAAGACGAGAACGGCAGGAACTGAGAAATCGTTTGGGGATTTTGCTGGGACATTTACTCTTATGGCAGTACCAGCCTGAATTAAGGGGAAATAGTTGGTTGGCGACGGTTCGAGCGCAACGGCGTGAAATTCTCACTCTATTGCAAGAGAATCCTAGTCTTAAACCCTATCTGCAAGAAGCGCTGGCGTTAGCTTATCAAAGTGGGCTAGACCTCGCTGTGCGTGAAACGGGTTTTTCCTACACCAAGTTTCCCGAATCCTGCCCCTATACTTGGGAACAAACTTTAGATGCAGAATTTTTTCCAAATTGA
- a CDS encoding PIN domain-containing protein: MIVLDTHIWLWWVNQDFNSLAVKRKEQIELLDVVAVSAISCFEVAWLFHHQHMTNNA, translated from the coding sequence ATGATTGTGCTGGATACACATATTTGGTTGTGGTGGGTTAATCAAGATTTTAACTCCCTGGCAGTTAAAAGAAAAGAACAAATTGAACTCTTGGATGTGGTGGCGGTCTCTGCGATTAGCTGTTTTGAGGTGGCATGGCTGTTTCACCATCAACACATGACAAACAATGCTTAA
- a CDS encoding PIN domain-containing protein, with translation MLPITPKIADICVELPEHHRDPQDRLIIATAIAHDAYLMSSDSKFKQYAELQGKLL, from the coding sequence TTGTTGCCTATTACTCCGAAAATTGCTGATATTTGCGTAGAATTACCAGAGCATCACCGCGATCCACAAGATCGACTGATTATTGCCACAGCAATCGCCCATGATGCCTATTTGATGTCATCAGACAGCAAGTTTAAGCAATATGCAGAACTCCAGGGTAAGTTGCTTTGA
- a CDS encoding UPF0175 family protein yields MNQRILQLNFPNTVAQTDEELRLLIAAKLYENGTLTSGQAAELAGLSKKAFIEAIGNYNVSVFSGLVADLEADIQNA; encoded by the coding sequence ATGAATCAGCGCATCTTACAGTTAAATTTTCCCAACACGGTTGCCCAAACCGATGAAGAGTTACGATTATTGATTGCGGCCAAATTATATGAAAATGGGACATTAACATCAGGTCAAGCAGCGGAGTTAGCAGGGTTAAGTAAAAAAGCATTTATTGAAGCGATCGGCAATTATAATGTTTCCGTTTTTAGTGGATTAGTTGCCGACTTAGAAGCCGACATTCAAAATGCCTAA
- a CDS encoding PIN domain-containing protein, giving the protein MVKFELFYGAMRSGNPLKHLSRQQEFLDLFVSLPLDDLAAKKAGKIRSNLAALGTPIGPDDLPIAAIAIVNNLTLVTHNTREFERVSELRVEDWQV; this is encoded by the coding sequence GTGGTGAAATTTGAGTTGTTTTATGGGGCAATGAGAAGTGGCAATCCCCTGAAACATTTATCCCGACAACAAGAGTTTTTGGATTTGTTTGTTTCTTTGCCTTTGGACGACTTAGCGGCAAAAAAAGCTGGAAAAATTAGAAGTAATTTAGCCGCTTTGGGAACGCCAATTGGCCCTGATGATTTACCGATCGCGGCTATTGCTATAGTCAATAATCTCACATTAGTCACTCATAATACCAGAGAGTTTGAGCGGGTGTCAGAGTTAAGAGTAGAAGATTGGCAGGTGTAA
- a CDS encoding ABC transporter ATP-binding protein translates to MKFFQKLLYLFTTRERWQIAGLFILILIGGGFETLGVGLVLPLISLLGNPELIEQQGILRWIYQVVGEPAPRQFLMGCGLAFIGLYIIKNSYLTALHYLQCRFIYDKQIELSSRLFRAYLYSPYTFHLQRNTAELIRNLSIETTLFFVNVLAPGLLAFTELTILACIGLFLWLMEPVTFLMAGGVIGLATASFYRVVRIKLSQLGKSRQYHQGQGIQTINQGLGGIKEAKVLGREQFFLNVYHHHHVASSRTFQYFEVVRQLPRFFIETIAVVGLMLILVSVLAQGRDLSDVIPTLSLFAAAAFRLMPSINRILNSVTAMRFSSHTVHVLYQDLRELKPVLENRQLVDYSKLAEVQPVLETEIALQNVFYRYPGASDRALKGVSLTIPKGTSVGFVGSSGAGKTTIVDVILGLLPPTEGQVLVDGRDIYDDLSAWQRLIGYIPQSIYLCDDTLRNNIAFGIPANEINENWIESAVKSAQLTELVQSLPEGLDTLVGERGVRLSGGQRQRVGIARALYHNPEVLVMDEATAALDNQTEAGVMEAVEKLSGEKTLIMIAHRLSTVKNCDRLYFMSQGQIADSGTYDELCQRNREFQRMAQVVDALEN, encoded by the coding sequence ATGAAATTTTTCCAAAAATTACTCTATTTATTTACAACTAGAGAACGGTGGCAAATCGCAGGGCTGTTTATCCTGATTCTGATTGGCGGTGGTTTTGAAACTTTAGGAGTTGGTTTAGTTCTGCCATTAATCTCACTTTTGGGAAATCCAGAACTGATTGAACAGCAGGGCATTTTGCGCTGGATTTATCAAGTAGTGGGAGAACCAGCACCCCGTCAGTTTTTAATGGGATGTGGGTTGGCATTTATTGGTCTTTATATTATAAAAAACTCTTACTTAACGGCACTTCACTATTTACAATGCCGTTTTATTTATGATAAACAAATTGAATTATCTTCCAGACTTTTTCGGGCTTATCTATATAGTCCTTATACTTTCCACTTACAGCGAAATACAGCGGAATTAATTCGGAATCTGAGTATTGAAACCACTCTTTTCTTTGTTAATGTTTTAGCTCCTGGTCTATTAGCTTTCACGGAACTGACAATTCTCGCTTGCATTGGTTTATTTTTATGGCTGATGGAGCCAGTGACTTTTTTAATGGCGGGTGGAGTTATTGGTTTAGCAACTGCCAGTTTCTATCGCGTTGTTCGCATTAAGTTAAGTCAGCTAGGTAAATCTCGACAATATCACCAAGGTCAAGGGATTCAGACGATTAATCAAGGATTGGGAGGCATCAAAGAAGCAAAGGTTTTAGGGCGAGAACAATTTTTTCTGAATGTTTATCATCATCATCATGTTGCATCAAGTCGCACCTTTCAGTATTTTGAAGTTGTGAGGCAGCTACCTCGATTTTTTATTGAGACTATCGCTGTTGTCGGATTAATGCTAATTTTGGTGTCCGTTTTAGCTCAGGGTAGAGATTTAAGCGACGTAATCCCCACGCTCTCATTATTTGCCGCAGCAGCTTTTCGCTTGATGCCTTCGATTAATCGAATTTTGAATTCAGTTACAGCGATGCGTTTTAGTTCTCATACTGTTCATGTTCTTTATCAGGATTTGAGAGAACTAAAACCAGTGCTAGAAAATAGGCAATTAGTTGATTATTCCAAACTTGCTGAGGTGCAGCCCGTTTTAGAAACGGAAATCGCCTTACAGAATGTCTTCTATCGTTATCCAGGAGCCAGCGATCGCGCCCTCAAAGGAGTGTCTTTAACCATTCCTAAAGGAACATCCGTTGGCTTTGTGGGGTCTTCTGGGGCAGGGAAAACGACGATTGTGGATGTGATTCTAGGGCTATTGCCACCCACTGAGGGGCAAGTTTTAGTGGATGGTCGCGATATTTATGACGATTTATCCGCTTGGCAGCGTTTGATTGGTTATATTCCCCAAAGTATTTATTTGTGTGATGATACCCTGAGAAATAATATTGCTTTTGGGATTCCCGCAAATGAAATTAATGAGAATTGGATTGAGTCTGCGGTAAAATCAGCCCAGTTGACTGAGTTAGTCCAAAGTTTACCCGAAGGTTTGGATACTTTGGTGGGAGAACGAGGGGTGCGGCTGTCAGGGGGGCAACGACAACGGGTGGGCATTGCCAGAGCGTTGTATCATAATCCAGAGGTATTGGTGATGGATGAGGCAACGGCAGCTTTGGATAATCAGACTGAGGCGGGGGTGATGGAAGCTGTGGAGAAGTTGAGTGGCGAGAAAACTCTGATTATGATTGCTCACAGATTAAGTACCGTGAAAAATTGCGATCGCCTCTATTTTATGAGTCAGGGACAGATTGCAGATTCAGGGACTTATGATGAACTCTGTCAACGCAATAGAGAATTTCAACGAATGGCTCAGGTAGTTGATGCGCTCGAAAATTAA
- a CDS encoding type II toxin-antitoxin system HicB family antitoxin, with product MNNNSKQIYNYTVILEREEDGGYHAFCPILKGCHSQGNTFEETIDNITEAIELYLESLKADNQPIPTENLIFKSLSILG from the coding sequence ATGAACAATAACAGCAAACAAATTTACAATTACACCGTCATTCTCGAAAGGGAAGAAGATGGCGGCTATCATGCTTTTTGTCCTATTCTCAAAGGCTGTCATTCTCAAGGAAACACTTTTGAAGAAACAATTGACAATATTACAGAAGCTATTGAATTATATCTTGAAAGTTTAAAAGCAGATAATCAACCTATCCCTACAGAAAATTTAATTTTTAAATCATTGAGCATTTTAGGATGA
- a CDS encoding type II toxin-antitoxin system HicA family toxin translates to MSNFPTVKAKEFIKVIEKLGFYLDRQKGSHAIYKNINGSRVVPFIQNKI, encoded by the coding sequence ATGAGCAACTTTCCTACAGTCAAAGCGAAAGAATTTATTAAGGTTATCGAAAAATTAGGATTTTATCTCGATCGGCAAAAAGGTAGTCATGCCATTTACAAGAATATTAACGGTAGCAGAGTGGTTCCATTCATTCAGAACAAGATTTAA
- the pseB gene encoding UDP-N-acetylglucosamine 4,6-dehydratase (inverting) has translation MFNDKSILITGGTGSFGKHCVSTLLANYQPKKIIIYSRDELKQYEMAQAFPQDSLRFFIGDVRDRDRLTLAMRNVDYVIHAAALKHVPIAEYNPMECIKTNINGASNVIDAAMACGVEKVIALSTDKAANPINLYGATKLASDKLFVAANNLVGKLKTRFAVVRYGNVVGSRGSVVPFFQKLVRERATEIPITDPRMTRFWITLPQGVDFVIKSFERMQGGEIFVPKIPSMKITDLAAALAPGIPTKVIGIRPGEKLHEVMCPKDDYHLTLEFSDHYVITPSIQFATYVDFKLNALAEKGVAVPEEFEYSSDKNTEWLSPVQLLEMLAAQNS, from the coding sequence ATGTTTAACGATAAATCTATCTTAATTACAGGCGGAACAGGCTCATTTGGTAAGCACTGTGTCTCTACTTTATTGGCAAACTATCAGCCAAAAAAAATAATTATCTATTCGCGGGATGAGTTAAAGCAGTATGAAATGGCGCAAGCTTTTCCCCAAGATTCTCTGCGGTTTTTTATTGGGGATGTGCGCGATCGCGATCGCCTCACCCTTGCCATGCGAAACGTGGATTATGTCATTCATGCGGCTGCCTTAAAGCACGTTCCCATCGCTGAATATAATCCGATGGAATGTATTAAGACCAATATTAATGGAGCCAGTAATGTCATCGATGCAGCAATGGCTTGTGGGGTAGAAAAAGTTATTGCCCTTTCCACCGATAAAGCCGCAAATCCCATTAACCTTTATGGGGCAACTAAGTTAGCATCGGATAAATTATTTGTTGCGGCGAATAACTTGGTAGGAAAACTCAAAACTCGCTTTGCGGTAGTCCGTTATGGCAATGTGGTTGGTTCTAGGGGTTCGGTTGTGCCATTCTTTCAGAAGTTGGTGCGGGAACGAGCAACGGAAATCCCGATTACCGATCCCCGCATGACTCGATTTTGGATTACTCTGCCACAAGGGGTAGATTTTGTGATTAAGAGTTTTGAGCGAATGCAGGGAGGAGAAATCTTTGTCCCGAAAATTCCCTCCATGAAAATTACAGATTTGGCGGCAGCTTTAGCCCCAGGAATTCCTACCAAAGTTATTGGCATTCGTCCCGGAGAAAAACTCCATGAAGTGATGTGTCCCAAAGATGACTATCATTTAACTTTGGAGTTTTCTGACCATTATGTGATTACTCCGAGTATCCAATTTGCCACCTATGTGGATTTTAAACTGAATGCTTTGGCAGAAAAAGGCGTTGCTGTGCCAGAGGAATTTGAGTACAGTTCCGACAAAAATACCGAATGGCTATCTCCTGTCCAACTTCTTGAGATGCTGGCTGCTCAAAATTCTTAA
- a CDS encoding glycosyltransferase family 2 protein: MSHISVVIPVYKAEKCLQVLYDRLSASLSTITEDFEIILVEDCGGDRSWEIILELAQKDSRVKGIQFSRNFGQHYGITAGLDHCKGDWVVVMDCDLQDPPEEIPRLYEKAQEGYDVVLARRGKRQDPPLKRLTSWLFYKVFNYFTGLQYDGQVGNFRIISRLVAENFCLIREQLRFFGGLIDWMGFPTTSIDISHEKRFEGTSTYTFAKLWKLASDTIIAYSDKPLRLSIQLGFLIATLSFIYGIYILVRFLFYGSPVTGWSSLIVSVYFLGGIIIAILGIIGVYLGKTFDETKKRPLYLVRNTTFTLRE, encoded by the coding sequence ATGTCTCATATTTCTGTTGTTATCCCAGTTTATAAAGCAGAAAAATGTTTACAAGTCCTTTACGATCGCCTCTCTGCTTCTCTCTCGACTATTACAGAAGATTTTGAAATTATTCTAGTCGAAGATTGTGGAGGCGATCGCTCATGGGAAATTATCCTAGAATTAGCCCAAAAAGATAGCCGAGTCAAAGGTATTCAATTTAGCCGTAACTTTGGACAACATTATGGTATAACCGCAGGATTAGATCATTGTAAAGGTGATTGGGTTGTAGTCATGGATTGCGACTTACAAGACCCACCCGAAGAAATACCCAGACTTTACGAAAAAGCTCAAGAAGGTTATGATGTAGTCTTAGCTCGTCGAGGAAAACGGCAAGATCCACCTCTAAAGCGACTGACTTCATGGTTATTTTATAAAGTTTTTAACTATTTCACAGGATTGCAATATGATGGTCAAGTGGGAAACTTTCGCATTATATCTCGTTTGGTCGCGGAAAATTTCTGTTTGATACGGGAACAACTCAGATTTTTTGGGGGATTGATTGATTGGATGGGATTCCCTACAACGAGTATTGATATTTCCCATGAAAAGCGTTTTGAGGGAACCAGCACTTATACTTTTGCTAAACTCTGGAAACTGGCTAGTGATACAATTATTGCTTACTCCGATAAACCCCTGCGCTTATCTATTCAGTTAGGTTTTCTGATTGCTACTTTGTCATTTATCTATGGAATTTATATTCTGGTGAGATTTTTATTTTATGGCTCTCCTGTAACTGGTTGGAGTAGTTTAATCGTGTCTGTATATTTTTTGGGAGGAATTATTATTGCAATTTTAGGAATAATCGGCGTTTATTTAGGTAAAACTTTTGATGAAACAAAAAAAAGACCTTTGTATTTAGTTAGAAATACAACATTTACGTTAAGAGAATAA
- a CDS encoding acyltransferase: MSFLTETQLSKIPFKFLGKNVKISEKCSIYNPELIEIHENSRIDDFCVISGKVVIGKYVHIAVFCNVAGGSEGIVFNDFSGLAYGCHVFTQSDDYSGQTLTNPTVPSKYKSEIKKSITIGKHCIIGTGSLIFPGVNLAEGTAIGAASVVRKSTEEWSIYIGNPAKRIKPRSRNLLNLEAQLIQEDTTSAQ; encoded by the coding sequence ATGTCATTTTTAACAGAAACACAACTATCAAAAATTCCTTTCAAGTTTTTGGGTAAAAATGTAAAAATCAGTGAAAAATGTTCAATATATAATCCTGAATTAATAGAAATTCATGAAAACTCTAGAATAGATGACTTTTGCGTTATTTCTGGCAAAGTTGTTATTGGTAAATATGTTCATATTGCAGTTTTTTGCAATGTTGCTGGTGGATCGGAAGGGATCGTTTTTAACGATTTCTCTGGATTGGCTTATGGATGTCACGTCTTTACACAGAGTGATGATTACAGTGGTCAAACTCTTACAAACCCAACAGTTCCTAGTAAATATAAGTCAGAGATAAAAAAAAGTATTACTATAGGAAAACATTGCATTATCGGAACTGGAAGCTTAATATTTCCAGGAGTAAATTTGGCAGAAGGGACAGCAATAGGGGCAGCTTCCGTTGTAAGAAAGTCAACAGAAGAATGGTCAATTTACATAGGTAATCCGGCAAAAAGAATTAAGCCTCGTTCTCGAAATCTATTAAATTTAGAAGCACAACTTATCCAAGAGGATACTACTAGCGCACAATAA
- a CDS encoding EamA family transporter — MNHLYILLTILFTVYGQIVIKWQVQLAGAFPQDNIEKLQYLIKLLLNLWVISGFACAFLAALSWMAAMTKFDLSYAYPFMSLAFVLVMFFSAIFFKEPVTIPKSIGLGFIVLGIIIGSKG; from the coding sequence ATGAATCATCTTTACATTCTTCTCACAATCCTATTCACAGTTTACGGACAAATTGTCATTAAATGGCAAGTGCAACTGGCTGGAGCATTTCCTCAAGATAATATAGAAAAACTGCAATACCTAATCAAACTTTTACTCAATCTTTGGGTAATTAGTGGCTTTGCCTGTGCATTTCTTGCCGCTCTTAGCTGGATGGCTGCTATGACTAAATTTGACCTCAGCTATGCCTACCCATTTATGAGCCTAGCCTTTGTTTTAGTGATGTTTTTTAGCGCTATATTCTTTAAAGAACCTGTTACAATCCCTAAATCCATCGGATTAGGTTTTATTGTCTTAGGTATTATTATTGGTAGCAAAGGATGA
- a CDS encoding class I SAM-dependent methyltransferase: MKICPQCHHHFNQQNWHCPACGYTPPSLEGHLSFAPQLAAASEGFDASAFPMLAQLEAKNFWFRGRNRLIIYAIKHYFPQAQTFLEIGCGTGFVLQGIEKNLPHLTCSGSEIFSRGLEFANQRLSKTTLFQMDARKIPFTEEFDIIGAFDVLEHIEQDQDVLGQMYQATKIGGV, from the coding sequence ATGAAAATCTGTCCTCAATGTCACCACCATTTTAACCAACAAAACTGGCATTGTCCTGCCTGTGGCTATACCCCTCCATCCCTGGAGGGACATCTAAGCTTTGCACCGCAACTCGCTGCTGCCAGTGAAGGATTTGATGCCTCAGCCTTCCCAATGCTCGCTCAACTAGAAGCCAAAAATTTCTGGTTTCGTGGCCGAAATCGTCTGATAATTTATGCCATAAAACACTACTTTCCTCAAGCTCAAACTTTTTTAGAAATTGGTTGTGGCACAGGCTTTGTTTTACAAGGAATTGAAAAAAACTTACCTCATCTTACTTGCTCAGGTAGTGAAATTTTTTCTAGGGGATTAGAATTTGCCAATCAACGGCTATCTAAAACAACTCTATTTCAAATGGATGCCCGGAAAATACCTTTTACTGAAGAATTTGATATTATTGGTGCTTTTGACGTTCTTGAACATATAGAACAAGACCAAGATGTTCTGGGGCAAATGTATCAAGCCACAAAAATCGGGGGGGTATAA
- the rffA gene encoding dTDP-4-amino-4,6-dideoxygalactose transaminase — translation MYKIPFNKPYMTGKELWYISQAHHAGQLAGDGNFTKKCHQWLEHQTNCHKALLTHSCTAALEMSAILADLEPGDEVIMPSYTFVSTANAFVLRGAVPVFVDIRPDTQNLDETLVAAAITNRTRAIIPVHYAGVGCEMDTLQEIAQKNQLLLIEDAAQGLMASYKGKPLGSFGDLGCFSFHETKNIIAGEGGALIINNPYLIEQAEIIREKGTNRSKFFRGQVDKYTWIEKGSSYLPGELIAAFLYAQLEEAQAIINTRLKLWDYYHQLLEPLEQAGKLRRPIIPPHCQHNGHMYYIILSDLQTRTNLIASLQEQGINSVFHYVPLHSSPAGQHYGRAGSDMDNTNRISECLLRLPLFPELGLASIEKIVNCIKDF, via the coding sequence ATGTATAAAATTCCTTTCAATAAACCCTACATGACTGGTAAAGAGCTTTGGTATATCAGCCAAGCTCACCACGCAGGACAACTCGCTGGTGATGGGAATTTCACTAAAAAATGTCATCAATGGCTGGAACATCAAACCAATTGCCACAAAGCCCTCTTAACTCACTCCTGCACTGCTGCCCTAGAAATGTCCGCAATTTTAGCTGACTTGGAACCTGGAGACGAAGTGATTATGCCGAGTTATACCTTTGTTTCCACAGCTAACGCTTTTGTCCTCCGGGGAGCAGTGCCCGTATTTGTGGATATCCGCCCCGACACCCAGAATTTAGATGAAACTTTGGTTGCCGCAGCCATTACCAACCGCACTCGTGCCATTATTCCCGTTCATTATGCAGGGGTGGGCTGTGAAATGGATACATTGCAAGAAATTGCTCAAAAAAATCAACTTCTGCTTATTGAAGATGCCGCCCAAGGACTCATGGCATCTTACAAAGGTAAACCTTTGGGCAGTTTTGGGGATTTAGGTTGCTTTAGTTTCCATGAAACCAAAAATATTATTGCGGGTGAAGGTGGGGCTTTAATCATCAATAATCCCTATCTGATAGAACAAGCCGAAATTATCCGGGAAAAAGGCACCAACCGCAGCAAATTCTTTCGGGGTCAGGTGGATAAATATACTTGGATTGAAAAGGGTTCTAGTTACTTACCTGGAGAATTAATTGCCGCTTTCCTCTATGCTCAACTTGAGGAAGCACAGGCAATTATCAATACTCGCTTAAAATTGTGGGACTATTATCATCAACTCCTCGAACCCTTAGAACAAGCTGGCAAATTACGTCGTCCGATTATTCCCCCCCATTGCCAGCACAATGGTCATATGTATTACATTATTTTATCGGATTTACAAACCCGTACCAACCTGATCGCCTCTCTACAAGAACAAGGCATTAATTCTGTCTTTCATTACGTTCCCTTACATAGTTCTCCTGCTGGACAGCATTATGGCAGAGCAGGCAGTGACATGGATAATACGAATAGGATTTCAGAGTGCTTACTAAGATTGCCTCTGTTCCCCGAACTTGGGTTGGCATCCATTGAGAAAATAGTAAATTGTATTAAAGATTTTTAG
- the pseC gene encoding UDP-4-amino-4,6-dideoxy-N-acetyl-beta-L-altrosamine transaminase, whose translation MNDFIPYGRQNINQQDIDAVVEVLQSDWLTQGPAIERFEQAVADYCGVKYAVAVSNATAALHIACLAAELETGDILWTSPNTFVASANCGLYCGAEVDFVDIDPHTYNLSIEGLAQKLIQAEREGKLPKVVVPVHLAGQSCEMEKIGAFSRKYGFTVLEDASHAIGAKYQGSSVGNCQFSDMAVFSFHPVKIITTGEGGMVVTNRQDLYEKLIRLRTHGITRNPELMQGDSHGLWYYQQLDLGFNYRMTDIQAALGASQMQRLDEFVSRRRFLAARYNELLQDFPLVLPWQNPDTESSWHLYIIRLKLDKIAKTHSQVFEELRQAGIGVNLHYIPVHTQPYYQNLGFKCGDFPQAEKYYQEAISLPMYYDLTSENQEQVVAVLRNILSGK comes from the coding sequence ATGAATGATTTTATCCCTTACGGACGGCAAAATATAAATCAGCAGGATATCGATGCTGTAGTTGAAGTCTTGCAATCTGATTGGCTGACTCAAGGGCCAGCCATAGAACGATTTGAGCAGGCGGTAGCTGACTATTGTGGGGTAAAGTACGCTGTAGCAGTTTCCAATGCCACAGCCGCATTACATATTGCTTGTTTAGCAGCAGAGTTAGAAACAGGGGATATTCTCTGGACTTCCCCAAATACCTTTGTGGCTTCTGCCAATTGTGGCTTGTATTGTGGTGCAGAGGTCGATTTTGTCGATATTGACCCCCATACTTATAATCTGAGTATTGAGGGTCTGGCACAAAAACTCATTCAAGCTGAACGGGAAGGTAAACTGCCCAAGGTGGTTGTACCCGTTCATCTGGCTGGTCAGTCTTGCGAAATGGAAAAGATTGGGGCTTTTTCCCGAAAGTATGGTTTTACAGTTTTAGAGGATGCGTCTCATGCGATCGGTGCGAAATATCAAGGCAGTTCTGTAGGAAATTGTCAGTTTTCGGACATGGCGGTGTTTAGCTTTCATCCTGTGAAAATTATCACCACAGGGGAAGGTGGTATGGTAGTGACAAATCGGCAGGACTTATATGAAAAGCTGATTCGCTTGCGAACTCACGGCATTACCCGCAATCCTGAGTTGATGCAGGGGGATTCCCACGGATTGTGGTACTACCAGCAGCTAGACTTGGGGTTTAACTACCGGATGACAGATATTCAGGCAGCCTTGGGTGCGAGTCAAATGCAGCGTTTAGATGAATTTGTGTCCCGTCGTCGATTTTTAGCGGCACGGTACAATGAATTGCTACAGGATTTTCCTCTGGTTCTACCTTGGCAAAATCCTGATACTGAATCTAGTTGGCATCTTTATATTATTCGGCTGAAACTGGATAAAATTGCTAAAACTCATTCACAGGTATTTGAGGAATTACGGCAGGCAGGGATAGGCGTTAACTTGCACTATATTCCTGTTCATACTCAACCCTATTATCAAAACCTGGGTTTTAAATGTGGTGATTTTCCTCAAGCTGAAAAATATTATCAAGAGGCCATTAGTTTGCCAATGTACTATGATTTAACGTCAGAAAATCAAGAGCAAGTTGTGGCTGTGTTGAGGAATATTCTAAGTGGAAAGTAA
- a CDS encoding UPF0175 family protein gives MTMNLRTLQLNFPNTIEQSDDELRLFIAAKLYENGTLTSGQAAELAGLSKREFIEVIGNYNVSVFSTLVEDLESDIANA, from the coding sequence ATGACCATGAATCTGCGAACTTTACAACTCAATTTTCCTAACACAATTGAACAAAGCGACGATGAATTGCGGTTATTTATAGCAGCTAAATTATATGAAAATGGCACCTTAACATCAGGTCAAGCTGCGGAATTAGCCGGCTTAAGTAAGCGTGAATTTATTGAAGTCATCGGCAATTACAATGTTTCAGTTTTTAGTACATTAGTTGAAGATTTAGAATCGGATATTGCCAATGCATAA
- a CDS encoding DUF3368 domain-containing protein, protein MISDASCLIILSKLGELDLLHLLYSQVYITPEIESEFGESLPNWIIVETVRDKEYQKSLETKLDIGEASAIALAIEKTDSLVILDDLKARKVATELNLVFTGTLGVISKAKEQGYCDKIKPIIQEILQTNFRISQQVINALLSRYGEK, encoded by the coding sequence GTGATTTCCGATGCCAGTTGCTTGATTATATTAAGTAAACTTGGAGAGTTAGACCTTTTACATTTACTTTATTCTCAGGTTTATATTACTCCTGAAATAGAAAGCGAATTTGGAGAAAGTTTGCCTAATTGGATTATTGTTGAGACAGTTCGAGATAAGGAATATCAAAAAAGTCTCGAAACAAAATTAGATATTGGAGAAGCATCGGCAATTGCTTTGGCCATAGAAAAAACTGATTCATTGGTCATTTTAGATGATTTAAAAGCCAGAAAAGTCGCAACGGAGCTTAATCTGGTTTTTACAGGGACTCTGGGGGTGATTAGTAAGGCCAAAGAGCAGGGGTATTGCGACAAAATTAAGCCAATTATTCAGGAAATTTTGCAAACCAATTTCCGAATTTCTCAGCAGGTGATCAATGCTTTGTTATCACGCTATGGCGAAAAGTAA